In Geminocystis sp. NIES-3708, a single window of DNA contains:
- a CDS encoding glycosyltransferase family 4 protein, translating into MKIVFLDLGNIDYNVETPHSQPLSGSQSMICYLAENLVKLGHEIYLINNLSKGGIYRGVSCLSYNEINVSFFLTVDIVILQNRPAFGFTIKNLISSHCLLILWLQHAQDQPAVECLLNAELVNIYDQIVLISQWQKDQYLKTFPISPEKVTILNNAISPNFAQLFRENEQILSHKINPPVLAYTSTPFRGLDLLLEFFPYIKKLIPEITLKVFSSMQVYQINDESKYAGLYEKCQNMEGVEYIGSISQKKLAEELKSVSILSYPNTFPETSCIAVMEAMASGCYIITSDLGALGETSANFGSLLAVDDNDWNRYGEVFILKTVEILQQYLNEDYELENHLRKQVDFVNYNYGWKVRTQEWINFLTKGKFQQFLKEEKYQEAVDFFEREININPLITDNYWYLGLSFLFLGDIITAQTTWFSILFNDSTEIIENNKLELLDILQTQIKELWKLERDDLRELLENTIKDVSC; encoded by the coding sequence ATGAAAATTGTTTTTTTAGATTTGGGTAATATTGACTATAACGTGGAAACTCCCCATTCTCAACCATTGAGCGGTTCTCAATCAATGATCTGTTATTTAGCCGAAAATTTGGTAAAATTAGGTCATGAAATTTATCTAATTAATAACCTCAGTAAAGGAGGTATTTATCGGGGAGTTTCTTGTCTTTCCTACAATGAAATTAATGTTAGTTTTTTTCTGACAGTGGACATTGTCATTCTGCAAAATAGACCTGCTTTTGGCTTTACTATAAAAAATTTAATTAGTTCTCACTGTCTTCTTATTTTATGGTTACAACACGCACAAGATCAACCAGCCGTTGAATGTTTGTTAAATGCTGAATTAGTTAATATTTATGATCAAATTGTCTTAATCAGTCAATGGCAAAAAGACCAATATTTAAAAACTTTTCCTATCTCTCCTGAGAAAGTTACTATTTTAAATAATGCCATTAGTCCTAATTTTGCTCAATTATTTAGAGAAAATGAGCAGATTTTAAGCCATAAAATCAACCCTCCTGTTTTGGCTTACACCAGCACTCCTTTTCGTGGTTTAGATTTACTTTTAGAGTTTTTTCCTTATATCAAAAAATTGATTCCAGAAATTACTTTGAAAGTTTTTTCCAGTATGCAAGTTTATCAAATCAATGATGAATCTAAATATGCTGGGTTATACGAGAAATGCCAGAATATGGAAGGTGTTGAATATATTGGTTCAATTTCTCAGAAAAAATTAGCAGAGGAATTAAAATCAGTATCTATTTTAAGTTATCCTAATACTTTTCCTGAAACTTCTTGTATCGCAGTGATGGAAGCCATGGCAAGTGGTTGTTATATCATTACTAGCGATTTGGGAGCACTTGGGGAAACATCTGCAAATTTTGGCTCTTTACTTGCCGTGGATGATAATGATTGGAATAGATATGGTGAAGTTTTTATTCTTAAAACTGTGGAAATTTTACAACAATATCTTAATGAAGATTATGAATTAGAAAATCATCTACGAAAACAGGTTGATTTTGTTAATTATAATTACGGTTGGAAAGTTCGCACTCAAGAATGGATAAATTTTTTGACGAAAGGAAAATTTCAGCAATTTCTCAAGGAAGAAAAATATCAAGAGGCAGTAGATTTTTTTGAACGAGAGATTAATATTAATCCCTTAATTACAGATAATTATTGGTATTTGGGATTATCTTTCTTATTTTTAGGAGATATTATCACCGCTCAAACGACTTGGTTTAGTATTCTTTTTAATGATTCTACTGAAATAATAGAAAACAATAAATTAGAATTATTA